In one window of Poriferisphaera corsica DNA:
- a CDS encoding sugar phosphate isomerase/epimerase family protein — protein MSASAMGVCSWSLRPNNADELMDALEAVGLKKVQLGLTPIVEEPAAWVGVFDRLKASGIEIVSGMYGPKGEDYSTLETIAATGGLAVDEHWEDNRVMAEKVAAIAKAEGIEVMTFHAGFIPHDQNDPVFGKLCERINTVADIFKAAGSVTLFETGQETAEDLNAFLDYLNREDVGINFDPANMILYGKGDPIESLRKLIGRVKQVHVKDANATKTVGTWGSEECVGTGEVDWDAFVGVLKEHGFGGEYVIEREAGESRVEDIKKAKTLIESML, from the coding sequence ATGAGTGCTTCTGCTATGGGTGTGTGTAGTTGGTCATTACGGCCAAACAATGCGGATGAGTTAATGGATGCTTTGGAGGCGGTGGGTTTGAAGAAGGTGCAGTTGGGGCTGACGCCGATTGTTGAGGAACCGGCAGCTTGGGTGGGTGTGTTTGATCGGTTGAAAGCGTCGGGGATTGAGATTGTGTCAGGGATGTATGGGCCGAAGGGTGAGGATTACAGCACGCTTGAAACGATTGCGGCAACGGGCGGGTTGGCAGTTGATGAGCATTGGGAGGATAACCGGGTGATGGCAGAGAAGGTTGCGGCGATTGCGAAAGCTGAGGGGATTGAGGTGATGACATTTCATGCTGGGTTCATACCACATGATCAGAATGATCCGGTGTTTGGAAAATTGTGTGAACGGATTAATACCGTGGCAGATATTTTTAAGGCGGCGGGGAGTGTGACGTTGTTTGAGACGGGTCAAGAGACAGCAGAGGATTTGAATGCGTTTTTAGATTATTTGAATCGTGAAGATGTGGGGATTAATTTTGATCCGGCGAATATGATTTTGTATGGAAAGGGTGACCCGATTGAATCGCTGAGAAAATTGATTGGCCGTGTTAAACAGGTGCATGTTAAAGATGCGAATGCGACGAAGACGGTAGGGACATGGGGGAGTGAGGAATGTGTGGGTACTGGTGAGGTGGATTGGGATGCGTTTGTGGGTGTACTGAAGGAGCATGGGTTTGGAGGTGAGTATGTGATTGAACGAGAGGCGGGCGAGTCGCGGGTGGAGGACATTAAGAAAGCAAAAACGTTGATCGAATCCATGCTTTGA
- a CDS encoding chemotaxis protein CheA translates to MSLDDMDQSLLQDFLTEAGELIEQLDSDLVQLENVSPDESSDLCNSCFRALHTIKGAASFLGLTAVTTFAHAAEDCLNCLRKGEIQITPDVMDALLRSADIVRDQIESLSNGEDPSDGPQDLIDLLHKLASGTTSDSNEEEQTAATQPINNDLPGETLDLPAQKVDLIEFMVIDLQDYSKQLDEVFEKIGNDGTRHDAAEILTEIADNLIKTADFFELDALCKVVKLLDRIASTIDECPHNLLDEVIIRLNAAKFLIDDQTEMLGKNRALHWPLDTFVERTEQLCNHQPLDPDITGKHNNDIQQLLILDQVIEENASANATPEQQTIAKPENGAAASSSNDSTVKTDTQAATKKTVEQTIRVEVSRLESLLNLVGQLVLNKNRVLALTRNLRDSDTSHDLNEEFVGAAGELDRLMGELQVSVMRTRMQPLAKLFDRYPRVIRDIARMTDKKINLQIEGKETEVDKSVLEQLADPLVHILRNSADHGVESPEARLAVSKAEIGTITLSAEHQGSHVRVAIKDDGKGLDREVIGNKAIERGLTTQEQLAQLTDSDVFRFIFEAGFSTAEQVSDLSGRGVGMDVVRTNINKLNGSINIQSKKGRGTTIEILIPLTVAIMPAMVVGVGNHTYSVPLQSILEIVRPTEEAVYSINGQQVMRLRDSVLPLINMRHRLNETETDNGDRFAVVVAVGGQTAGLVVDRLIGQQEIVIKPLDDTYTEGGPFSGATIQEDGEVCLILDVIELLKHSANLGQEKAAA, encoded by the coding sequence ATGTCTCTCGATGATATGGACCAAAGCCTGCTTCAGGACTTCCTAACCGAAGCTGGCGAATTAATTGAACAACTCGACAGCGATCTCGTTCAGCTTGAAAACGTCTCACCCGACGAATCTTCTGACCTCTGTAACAGCTGTTTTCGTGCGCTTCATACAATTAAAGGTGCCGCCAGTTTTTTAGGCCTCACCGCAGTTACAACTTTCGCGCACGCTGCCGAAGACTGCCTCAATTGTCTTCGTAAAGGCGAAATCCAAATCACACCAGATGTGATGGATGCGCTGCTTCGTAGTGCTGATATCGTCCGCGACCAAATCGAATCGCTTTCAAACGGCGAGGACCCCTCCGATGGTCCGCAAGATCTTATCGATCTTCTGCACAAACTCGCCTCTGGCACCACAAGTGATTCAAACGAAGAAGAACAAACTGCAGCCACACAGCCGATTAACAATGATTTACCCGGCGAAACACTTGATCTACCAGCTCAAAAAGTTGATCTGATCGAATTTATGGTCATTGATCTTCAAGATTATTCAAAACAGCTTGATGAGGTGTTCGAGAAAATCGGTAACGACGGCACACGTCATGACGCTGCCGAAATCCTCACTGAAATCGCAGATAACCTGATCAAGACCGCCGACTTCTTCGAATTAGATGCATTATGTAAGGTCGTCAAACTGCTTGACCGAATTGCATCAACTATCGACGAATGTCCACACAATCTACTTGATGAAGTCATCATTCGTCTGAATGCTGCCAAGTTCCTCATCGATGATCAAACCGAAATGCTCGGTAAAAACAGAGCCCTCCATTGGCCTCTCGATACTTTCGTCGAACGTACCGAGCAACTCTGTAATCATCAACCACTTGATCCCGATATCACAGGCAAGCACAACAACGACATCCAGCAGTTACTCATACTTGATCAGGTCATAGAAGAAAATGCATCAGCCAATGCAACACCTGAGCAACAAACAATCGCTAAACCTGAGAATGGTGCGGCAGCATCATCTTCGAATGATTCAACTGTAAAAACAGATACTCAGGCAGCCACGAAGAAAACAGTTGAACAAACGATACGTGTTGAAGTCAGCCGTCTCGAATCATTACTCAACCTCGTTGGGCAGCTTGTTCTAAACAAAAATCGAGTCCTCGCACTTACACGCAACTTACGTGATTCCGATACCAGCCACGATTTGAATGAAGAATTTGTCGGCGCAGCAGGCGAACTCGATCGTCTCATGGGTGAGTTACAAGTCAGTGTCATGCGTACCCGTATGCAGCCGCTTGCCAAACTCTTCGACCGTTACCCACGCGTGATCCGTGATATCGCTCGTATGACTGACAAAAAGATCAATCTGCAAATTGAAGGCAAGGAAACAGAGGTCGACAAGAGTGTTCTCGAACAACTCGCAGACCCCCTCGTCCATATTCTTCGAAATTCCGCAGATCATGGCGTTGAGTCCCCTGAAGCCCGTCTCGCAGTGAGTAAAGCTGAAATCGGAACGATCACACTTTCCGCCGAACATCAAGGTTCACACGTCCGCGTCGCAATCAAAGATGACGGCAAGGGTCTCGACCGTGAAGTCATCGGCAACAAAGCCATCGAACGCGGACTCACAACACAAGAGCAACTCGCTCAACTCACTGACTCCGATGTTTTCCGCTTCATCTTCGAAGCCGGCTTCTCTACCGCCGAGCAAGTCTCCGATCTCTCAGGTCGTGGCGTCGGCATGGATGTAGTCCGTACAAACATCAACAAGCTCAACGGCAGCATCAACATTCAATCCAAAAAAGGTCGTGGAACGACCATTGAAATCCTCATCCCGCTTACCGTCGCCATCATGCCCGCCATGGTTGTCGGCGTAGGCAACCACACATACTCCGTTCCACTACAAAGCATTCTCGAAATCGTCCGACCTACCGAAGAAGCCGTCTATTCAATCAACGGTCAGCAGGTCATGCGACTTCGTGACTCCGTCCTGCCTCTTATCAACATGAGGCACCGACTTAACGAAACTGAAACAGATAACGGTGACCGCTTTGCAGTCGTCGTTGCCGTTGGCGGCCAGACCGCCGGACTCGTCGTCGATCGTCTCATCGGTCAACAAGAAATCGTCATCAAACCTCTGGACGACACCTACACAGAGGGTGGTCCCTTCAGTGGCGCTACCATCCAGGAAGATGGTGAAGTTTGCCTCATCCTCGATGTCATCGAACTTCTTAAACACTCAGCGAACCTGGGACAGGAAAAGGCCGCGGCCTGA
- a CDS encoding chemotaxis protein CheW, with protein sequence MSIENTDNTSVAADHGEAITTSEGELLQLVSFVVGDEEFAVPILSVQEINRMMQITRVPQSPEYVEGVINLRGKIIPVIDLRKRFDMGELKDTADARIIVIEVANRVIGFTVDRVNEVLRINSDIVEPPPSICSSIDTDYIQGVGKLDDRLLIMLNLEKLFAGYDVDELAKVTKAAA encoded by the coding sequence ATGTCTATTGAAAATACTGATAATACATCCGTTGCCGCTGATCATGGTGAAGCGATCACCACCTCAGAAGGCGAACTCCTTCAACTCGTCAGTTTCGTTGTTGGCGATGAAGAATTTGCAGTCCCCATCCTCAGTGTTCAGGAAATCAACCGCATGATGCAGATCACGCGCGTTCCTCAAAGTCCTGAATACGTTGAGGGTGTCATCAACCTGCGTGGCAAAATCATCCCTGTTATCGATCTCCGTAAGCGATTCGACATGGGTGAACTCAAAGATACCGCAGATGCACGTATCATTGTCATCGAAGTTGCAAACCGCGTCATCGGCTTCACCGTCGATCGTGTCAATGAAGTTCTTCGCATCAACTCTGATATTGTTGAGCCACCCCCATCTATCTGCAGCAGCATTGACACTGACTACATCCAAGGTGTAGGCAAGCTTGATGATCGTCTGCTTATCATGCTTAACCTCGAAAAATTGTTCGCTGGTTACGACGTTGATGAACTTGCGAAGGTTACAAAAGCCGCTGCATAA
- a CDS encoding response regulator — protein MKVLLVDDSKTMRNIQKGILTQLGYGEIEEAVDGLDALSKVGAFEPDLLLVDWNMPNMDGLSFVKKYRSMGKTCPIIMVTTEAEKMRVVEAIKAGVNNYVVKPFTPDVLSERIKETLARTAA, from the coding sequence ATGAAAGTCTTACTCGTAGACGATTCAAAAACCATGAGAAATATCCAAAAGGGTATTTTGACACAGCTCGGTTACGGCGAAATCGAGGAGGCCGTAGATGGTCTCGACGCCCTCTCTAAAGTCGGTGCCTTCGAGCCGGATCTACTTCTCGTCGACTGGAACATGCCTAACATGGATGGCCTGAGCTTCGTCAAAAAGTACCGCAGCATGGGTAAAACCTGCCCGATTATCATGGTCACAACTGAAGCCGAAAAAATGCGCGTCGTTGAAGCCATCAAGGCCGGTGTCAACAACTATGTCGTAAAACCGTTCACACCCGATGTTCTATCAGAACGTATCAAGGAAACCCTGGCTCGAACAGCTGCCTAA
- a CDS encoding CheR family methyltransferase, which translates to MSDAQFDQLRKVIYQRAGIHFLDSKKYVLESRLSRRVEELEFDNFDQYIMYLTTGPYQMDEFQEMFNRITINETSFFRNEPQLLYFEQEILPKLIEARQAKKTLRIWSSASSTGEEAYTLAIQLTRSLGVRALDWKIEILGTDISEKVLLQAQEAKYPHYSVRTLSPMILQRYFKQDGNFYHLDPAIKSMCRFEKLNLKDRLSAKRFGTFDVIFCRNVLIYFDDDMRKSVINMFHDQLAKDGCLFIGHSESLRNLNVKFEQIAAPQAFAYTKL; encoded by the coding sequence ATGTCCGATGCACAATTCGATCAATTGCGCAAAGTCATCTATCAACGTGCAGGCATCCATTTTCTTGACTCAAAAAAATATGTTCTAGAAAGTCGACTTTCACGTCGCGTTGAAGAACTCGAATTCGACAACTTCGATCAATACATCATGTACCTGACCACTGGCCCATACCAGATGGACGAGTTTCAGGAGATGTTCAACCGCATCACGATCAACGAAACCAGTTTCTTCCGCAATGAGCCCCAGCTTCTATACTTCGAGCAAGAAATTCTCCCAAAGCTCATTGAAGCACGTCAGGCAAAGAAAACTCTGCGTATCTGGTCAAGCGCCTCATCCACAGGTGAAGAGGCCTATACGCTAGCCATCCAACTAACACGATCATTGGGCGTACGTGCACTCGATTGGAAAATCGAAATCCTTGGCACAGATATCAGTGAAAAAGTATTACTACAAGCCCAAGAAGCAAAATACCCGCATTACTCAGTTCGAACGCTCAGCCCAATGATTTTACAGCGGTACTTCAAACAGGACGGTAACTTTTACCATCTCGATCCCGCAATCAAATCAATGTGCCGTTTTGAAAAACTCAATCTCAAAGATCGACTCTCAGCAAAACGTTTCGGAACTTTTGATGTGATCTTCTGCCGCAATGTATTGATCTACTTTGACGATGACATGCGAAAATCTGTCATTAACATGTTCCACGATCAACTCGCCAAAGACGGTTGCCTATTCATTGGCCACTCGGAATCACTCAGAAACTTAAACGTGAAATTTGAACAGATCGCCGCACCTCAAGCATTCGCCTACACAAAGCTCTGA
- a CDS encoding leucyl aminopeptidase family protein yields the protein MYRRIKSAADIKTTGRLSSAVAIFLSEKTTRLPAEYKQLDQQLGGVLSGYIKRDEFNGRVGDVAVLYPESGAERLFVVGLGKVDVMNGNQLRIASKALYRAVDSANVSKLMVFGIDSMKGSLKPAEFGEAVGDGMGIASFEFLEFKGAVSGSEKKNAALKSLVVSMEKGCRGGLDRAIAMNDGVSTARRLAATPPNVANVPYIERYCRSTAKKLGLKCTVINAAKAKQLGMGGLLAVGAGSESKPAIIALEWKGSDAKADPILLVGKSITFDTGGYSLKPDGGKGMKYDKCGGMTVIGIMEAVANLKLKQRVVGLIAAAENMIDSEAYRVDDIIKFTNGVTCEVTNTDAEGRLVLADALAYGTKTYKPKSVIDMATLTGGVVVALGSYCAGVFATDDKIMASMQKASQKTGEKIWRLPLWDEHRKQMSGTHADLVNSANREAHPIQGAAFLSHFVGKDAPKLMPKMPWMHIDIAGVASFDSDTALYPKGPSGWGVRLVTEYLANN from the coding sequence ATGTATCGAAGAATTAAATCTGCTGCAGATATTAAAACGACTGGGCGGCTGTCGAGTGCTGTGGCGATATTCTTAAGCGAAAAGACCACGAGATTACCGGCTGAATATAAACAGTTAGACCAGCAATTAGGTGGTGTGTTGTCTGGTTATATTAAGAGAGATGAGTTTAATGGTCGGGTTGGTGATGTTGCGGTGTTGTATCCTGAAAGCGGCGCAGAGAGATTGTTTGTCGTTGGCTTAGGCAAGGTTGATGTGATGAATGGTAATCAGCTTCGTATCGCATCCAAGGCGCTATATCGAGCTGTAGATTCCGCGAATGTCTCCAAGTTGATGGTATTTGGTATTGATTCGATGAAGGGTAGTTTGAAGCCTGCTGAGTTTGGAGAGGCTGTCGGGGATGGGATGGGGATTGCATCCTTCGAGTTTTTGGAGTTTAAAGGTGCTGTGAGTGGGTCAGAAAAGAAGAACGCTGCGTTAAAGTCGTTGGTTGTGAGTATGGAGAAGGGGTGCAGAGGTGGGTTAGATCGAGCGATTGCGATGAATGATGGTGTATCAACAGCGAGACGTTTGGCAGCTACACCGCCGAACGTTGCGAACGTACCTTATATTGAAAGGTACTGCCGATCAACCGCGAAAAAATTGGGGCTGAAATGTACCGTGATCAATGCTGCGAAGGCAAAGCAATTGGGTATGGGGGGATTGTTAGCTGTGGGAGCAGGTAGTGAATCTAAGCCAGCGATCATTGCTTTGGAGTGGAAGGGTTCAGATGCGAAGGCAGACCCAATCTTGTTGGTTGGAAAATCAATAACGTTTGATACAGGTGGATATTCGCTTAAGCCAGATGGCGGCAAGGGAATGAAGTATGACAAATGCGGCGGGATGACGGTGATTGGGATTATGGAGGCTGTAGCGAATTTGAAACTGAAGCAGCGGGTTGTCGGTTTGATTGCTGCTGCAGAGAATATGATTGACTCGGAAGCATACCGTGTTGATGACATAATTAAGTTCACCAATGGCGTAACATGTGAGGTCACGAATACTGATGCTGAAGGGCGATTGGTTTTAGCAGATGCCTTGGCCTATGGGACGAAGACATATAAACCAAAAAGTGTCATTGATATGGCAACGTTAACGGGCGGTGTGGTTGTCGCATTGGGGTCATATTGTGCTGGCGTATTTGCGACTGATGACAAAATAATGGCATCGATGCAGAAGGCTTCGCAGAAAACTGGTGAGAAAATTTGGCGATTGCCGCTTTGGGATGAGCATCGTAAGCAGATGTCTGGAACACACGCAGATTTAGTCAATTCTGCAAATCGTGAGGCGCATCCAATTCAGGGGGCCGCGTTTTTATCGCATTTTGTAGGGAAAGATGCCCCGAAATTGATGCCTAAAATGCCGTGGATGCATATTGATATCGCAGGGGTGGCTTCATTTGATAGTGATACGGCGTTGTATCCCAAAGGCCCATCGGGGTGGGGAGTTCGCTTGGTGACAGAGTATCTTGCAAATAATTAA
- a CDS encoding protein-glutamate methylesterase/protein-glutamine glutaminase — MKKIKVLVVDDSAFMRRAISGMFEDESDMQVIKIARNGKEAVEYAKEFQPDIITLDIEMPEMDGLTALRRIMRQSPTNVIMISSLTTEGSVASLQALRLGAADVLAKDHATFSTNIQNIKGKLLELCRALAKNNRFRKSSTTTSTAKPLTSARARLLAAMDSKKDITDLPLKIPAYTSSQFDIICIGSSTGGPPALESILTQLPEDFKTPIVIAQHMPRLFTESMAVRLNDICAINVKHIDDGMNIEPGNVYIAPGAKHTHIKKAGLTRRYFRVNDEPTSAVYKPSVDALFQSVAQTLGSRALAIVLTGIGEDGKIGALELHNKGSKIIAQYPDSCVVYGMPKAVTNEKIIDASLSPDNIGQCLKNTLHNQQRKAS; from the coding sequence ATGAAAAAAATCAAAGTTCTAGTTGTTGATGACTCCGCCTTTATGCGTCGCGCAATCTCCGGCATGTTCGAAGACGAATCCGACATGCAAGTTATTAAGATCGCACGCAACGGCAAAGAGGCCGTCGAATACGCAAAAGAATTCCAACCAGATATCATCACACTCGATATCGAAATGCCCGAAATGGACGGCCTCACCGCTCTTCGCCGCATCATGAGACAGTCACCAACAAACGTCATCATGATCAGCTCTCTCACCACTGAAGGCTCAGTCGCATCTCTCCAAGCACTCCGTCTCGGAGCCGCCGATGTTCTCGCAAAAGACCACGCAACGTTCTCAACCAATATTCAGAATATCAAAGGCAAACTCCTCGAACTTTGCCGCGCCCTCGCGAAAAATAATCGGTTTAGGAAATCATCAACAACCACCTCCACCGCAAAACCACTTACTTCCGCCCGCGCCAGGCTCTTAGCCGCGATGGATAGTAAAAAGGACATCACAGATCTTCCTCTCAAAATCCCTGCCTATACTAGCTCGCAATTCGACATCATCTGTATCGGCTCCAGTACCGGCGGCCCCCCTGCCCTCGAATCAATACTTACTCAACTCCCCGAAGACTTTAAAACCCCAATCGTCATCGCTCAGCACATGCCTCGACTCTTCACCGAATCTATGGCTGTACGCCTCAACGATATCTGCGCAATCAACGTCAAGCATATCGATGACGGCATGAACATCGAGCCCGGCAACGTCTACATCGCGCCCGGTGCCAAACACACACATATCAAGAAAGCTGGCCTAACACGTCGCTACTTCCGTGTTAATGACGAACCCACATCCGCTGTCTACAAACCATCCGTCGACGCACTCTTCCAATCCGTCGCCCAAACCCTCGGCTCACGCGCTCTCGCTATCGTCCTCACCGGCATCGGCGAAGACGGCAAGATCGGCGCTCTAGAGCTCCACAACAAGGGCAGTAAAATCATCGCGCAGTACCCCGACTCTTGCGTTGTTTATGGCATGCCAAAAGCCGTCACCAACGAAAAAATCATTGACGCATCACTCTCCCCAGACAATATCGGGCAGTGCCTCAAAAACACACTTCATAACCAACAGCGCAAAGCCAGTTAA
- a CDS encoding chemotaxis protein CheX gives MNQNYIIPFMKSVQNVFETMLQLPVQIKEPTLKNEDEPSFDVSGIIGMSGDVDGTVVLSFPTTTAERIVSIFTGMDMTSESEDFADAVGELVNMVSGGAKAQFTDKTVSISCPSVVIGSNHQIFGQKDLTCILIPCESDCGEFCVEVGIRNLVAAEATA, from the coding sequence ATGAATCAGAACTACATTATCCCTTTTATGAAATCTGTGCAGAACGTCTTTGAGACGATGCTTCAGCTACCTGTACAGATTAAAGAACCAACACTGAAAAATGAAGATGAACCTTCCTTCGATGTCTCTGGCATCATCGGTATGTCTGGCGATGTTGACGGCACCGTCGTCTTAAGCTTCCCAACAACGACCGCTGAACGCATCGTTTCCATCTTCACCGGTATGGACATGACTTCTGAAAGTGAAGATTTTGCCGACGCCGTTGGTGAGCTCGTCAATATGGTATCCGGTGGTGCAAAAGCACAATTCACCGACAAAACCGTATCAATTTCTTGCCCTTCCGTCGTCATCGGTAGTAACCATCAAATCTTCGGCCAAAAGGATCTCACATGCATCCTGATCCCTTGCGAATCAGATTGCGGCGAGTTCTGCGTCGAAGTCGGTATACGCAACCTCGTAGCAGCTGAAGCAACTGCCTAA
- a CDS encoding DUF342 domain-containing protein — MSEAPEQNIIRAITSPDKTSAELVLQEKADRSLINEPLCLTALMEAGIEINDEVSKALQNFLKKAKASRDKEVKHTIATAQLPVHGIDGTVNWIQKDDEAAEGKASHYSRSAFVMVRKNDILGTMVDAQKGTDGRDVTGKTIPAKEPLQCNVEIDPSIRVDKDGNLVAQLDGVLLTSHKFAKIDQLLVIDDNVDFSTGNIDFTGDIEIMRDIRDRFHVKASGSITVQGFVEDATIECGNSLKITKGYAGRTRADTIVLGNLSTKYLDNVNAEVGQNLLIDKEAINSTLIVTGEIKSPLASFIGCNIQVSKAVHVSNLGSAGNVKTTVVLGSVPRLQTLANELNDIIDQFNSHINQLNQKIDQFNQASQQNKLSPKDAEKHTEYMFSVQHINKTLEKAEPTLTNLNARIDDNRKVNVQVDHAIYPNVSFVTDDISYTINDLIKGPVSIFEDTNKQLVFQRSGAKPKPLSDISTVRTLKSPS; from the coding sequence ATGTCTGAAGCGCCGGAACAAAACATCATCCGAGCGATCACATCTCCGGATAAAACCTCCGCAGAACTTGTGCTACAAGAAAAAGCGGATCGTTCGCTGATCAATGAACCTCTCTGCCTCACAGCTCTCATGGAGGCAGGTATCGAGATCAACGATGAAGTCTCGAAAGCGCTTCAGAATTTCCTTAAAAAAGCTAAAGCTTCTCGCGACAAGGAAGTTAAACACACCATCGCTACCGCACAGCTACCCGTGCATGGTATCGATGGCACCGTTAACTGGATTCAGAAAGATGATGAGGCCGCCGAAGGTAAAGCCTCTCATTACAGCCGCTCTGCATTTGTGATGGTTCGTAAGAACGACATTCTTGGCACAATGGTTGATGCGCAAAAAGGTACCGATGGCCGCGATGTCACCGGTAAAACCATACCCGCCAAAGAACCTCTTCAATGCAATGTCGAAATCGATCCTTCCATACGCGTTGATAAAGATGGTAACCTTGTAGCGCAGCTCGATGGTGTCCTACTAACATCACATAAATTCGCCAAAATCGATCAACTTCTCGTTATCGACGACAACGTTGATTTCTCCACCGGCAATATTGATTTCACCGGCGACATTGAAATCATGCGCGACATACGTGACCGCTTTCACGTCAAAGCCTCCGGCAGTATCACAGTTCAAGGCTTTGTCGAAGATGCAACAATCGAATGCGGCAACTCACTAAAAATCACAAAGGGTTACGCCGGTCGCACACGCGCCGACACCATCGTTCTCGGCAATCTCTCAACCAAGTACCTCGACAATGTCAACGCTGAAGTTGGTCAAAATCTGCTCATCGATAAAGAGGCTATCAACTCAACGCTTATCGTTACAGGTGAAATTAAATCTCCCCTCGCCAGCTTCATTGGTTGCAATATTCAAGTCAGCAAAGCCGTCCACGTCAGCAACCTCGGCTCCGCTGGCAACGTCAAAACAACCGTTGTCCTCGGCAGCGTACCACGACTTCAAACCCTCGCGAATGAACTGAACGATATCATCGATCAGTTTAATTCTCACATCAATCAACTCAATCAGAAAATCGATCAGTTCAATCAAGCCTCTCAACAAAACAAGCTCAGCCCTAAAGATGCTGAAAAACATACCGAATACATGTTCAGTGTGCAGCACATCAACAAGACGCTGGAAAAGGCGGAACCCACTCTCACTAACCTCAACGCTCGCATCGACGACAATCGTAAAGTAAACGTACAAGTCGACCACGCCATTTATCCAAATGTCAGCTTCGTCACCGATGACATCTCATACACGATCAACGATCTCATCAAAGGCCCCGTATCTATCTTTGAAGACACAAACAAACAACTGGTATTCCAACGATCTGGCGCCAAGCCAAAACCGCTTTCCGATATATCCACAGTAAGAACACTCAAATCCCCTTCCTGA
- a CDS encoding RrF2 family transcriptional regulator has protein sequence MKLSKTSAHAALAIAFLANQTTQGPTQARTVAEHLGVPTDSALKILQALSRHRLIKSQLGRSGGYLLHRPAESISLLEIVEAIDGPIAGEMPISQHTGKLDYSMNILQSACQNAAQQLRDTLCKYTVADLVVAEEQPTFAVAG, from the coding sequence ATGAAACTCAGTAAAACCTCTGCGCATGCAGCACTCGCAATCGCGTTCTTGGCAAACCAAACAACACAAGGCCCTACTCAGGCCCGAACCGTTGCTGAACACCTCGGTGTTCCAACGGATTCAGCACTGAAAATCCTTCAGGCTCTTTCGAGACATCGTCTGATCAAGAGCCAACTCGGCCGTAGTGGTGGATACCTCCTCCATCGTCCCGCCGAAAGCATTAGCCTTCTCGAAATCGTTGAGGCTATTGACGGACCAATCGCTGGCGAAATGCCCATCAGCCAGCACACGGGCAAGCTTGATTACTCAATGAACATCCTCCAGAGCGCATGCCAAAATGCTGCTCAACAACTCCGCGATACGCTCTGCAAATACACTGTTGCAGATCTCGTCGTTGCAGAGGAGCAACCCACTTTCGCTGTTGCTGGCTAA